Proteins encoded by one window of Lathyrus oleraceus cultivar Zhongwan6 chromosome 1, CAAS_Psat_ZW6_1.0, whole genome shotgun sequence:
- the LOC127075203 gene encoding pentatricopeptide repeat-containing protein At1g51965, mitochondrial gives MKPIHFNFRRHFATKYTAKITSTSPTGRSLAAEVTPPPPLPSDIRGYSLPRHDLVCKATQILLSTTNPHSTKQTTLHDPFSDLSEYLQSLSISLTPLEASEILKSLKNPSLALKFFHFCPSLSPNFRHDSFTYNRMFLILSLSSSPLRFDQTESLLDDMERRGLRGSISTVNILIGFFGDLDRCVGLVKKWELRLNAYTYKCLLQAYLRLRDSDKAFDVYLDMLRRGYQLDIFAYNMLLDALAKENKVDQAYKVFEDMKRRHCEPDTFTYTIMIRMTGKSGKTNEALALFQVMLEKGFTPNLIAYNTMIEALAKGRMADKAVLLFSKMVENDCQPNEFTYSVLLNVLVAEGQLHKLDYIVEISKKYMNKQIYAYFVRTLSKLGHSSEAHRLFCNMWNFHDKGDKDAYMSMLESLCSSGKMTEAIDLLNRFHEKCITSDTIMYNTVFTALGKLKQVSHIYDLYEKMKRDGPPPDIFTYNILISSYGRAGRVDSAVKIFEELENSNCDPDVISYNSLINCLGKNGDVDEAHMRFKEMQEKGLNPDVVTYSTLIECFGKTDKVEMACSLFDEMIAEECSPNLVTYNILLDCLERSGRTAEAVDLYAKLKQQGLTPDSITYAVLERLQSGRHGKLRIRRQNPITGWVVSPL, from the exons ATGAAACCAATTCACTTCAATTTCCGCCGCCACTTCGCCACCAAATACACCGCAAAAATCACCTCCACCTCCCCCACCGGCCGTTCCCTAGCCGCAGAAGTAACCCCACCGCCACCACTCCCCTCCGACATCCGAGGCTACTCCCTCCCCCGCCATGACCTAGTCTGCAAAGCCACTCAAATCCTCCTCTCCACCACAAACCCCCATTCCACCAAACAAACCACTCTCCACGACCCGTTCTCCGACCTCTCCGAATATCTCCAATCTCTCTCCATCTCCCTAACTCCTCTAGAAGCTTCCGAAATTCTCAAATCACTCAAAAACCCTTCCCTCGCTCTCAAATTCTTCCACTTTTGCCCCTCCCTTTCGCCCAATTTCCGTCATGACTCCTTCACCTATAACCGAATGTTCCTTATTCTCTCCCTCTCGTCTTCCCCTCTTCGATTCGATCAAACCGAATCCCTTCTCGATGATATGGAGCGGCGCGGCCTGCGTGGCTCTATCTCAACCGTTAATATTCTTATTGGATTTTTCGGTGATTTGGATCGTTGTGTTGGGTTGGTTAAGAAATGGGAGCTTAGACTTAATGCTTATACTTATAAGTGTTTGCTTCAAGCTTATTTGAGGCTACGTGATTCTGATAAGGCTTTTGATGTTTATTTGGATATGTTGAGACGTGGTTATCAATTGGATATTTTTGCTTATAACATGCTTTTGGATGCTTTGGCTAAGGAGAATAAG GTAGATCAAGCATATAAAGTTTTTGAGGACATGAAACGAAGGCATTGTGAGCCTGATACGTTCACCTACACCATTATGATCAGAATGACTGGGAAATCCGGCAAAACAAACGAGGCGCTAGCACTCTTTCAGGTGATGTTAGAAAAGGGATTCACTCCGAATTTGATTGCTTATAATACTATGATTGAGGCACTTGCCAAGGGGCGGATGGCAGACAAGGCTGTCCTACTCTTCTCAAAAATGGTGGAGAATGATTGTCAGCCTAATGAATTTACGTACAGTGTGCTTTTGAATGTTCTGGTTGCTGAAGGACAGCTTCATAAGCTTGACTATATTGTAGAGATATCAAAAAAATATATGAATAAGCAGATATATGCTTATTTTGTAAGGACTTTAAGCAAATTGGGTCATTCCTCTGAAGCACATAGGCTATTTTGCAACATGTGGAACTTCCATGACAAGGGTGATAAAGATGCTTACATGTCCATGCTGGAGAGTTTATGCAGTAGTGGTAAAATGACAGAAGCAATAGATCTTCTTAATAGATTTCATGAAAAGTGTATAACCAGTGATACTATCATGTATAATACAGTATTCACGGCTCTTGGCAAGTTGAAACAAGTATCACATATCTATGACCTTTACGAAAAGATGAAACGCGACGGCCCTCCTCCCGATATATTCACATACAATATTCTGATTTCCAGCTACGGGAGAGCTGGAAGAGTTGACAGTGCTGTTAAAATTTTCGAAGAGCTAGAGAATAGTAATTGTGATCCCGATGTCATTTCCTATAACAGTTTGATCAACTGCCTCGGAAAGAATGGAGATGTTGATGAAGCTCACATGAGATTCAAAGAGATGCAAGAGAAAGGACTAAATCCTGATGTTGTAACTTATAGTACACTTATTGAGTGCTTTGGCAAGACTGATAAAGTTGAAATGGCGTGTAGCTTGTTCGATGAAATGATTGCTGAAGAATGCTCTCCTAACTTAGTAACATATAATATTTTACTCGATTGTCTTGAAAGGTCTGGAAGAACTGCCGAGGCAGTGGACCTTTATGCAAAACTGAAGCAACAAGGGCTGACACCAGATTCAATAACATATGCAGTGCTTGAGCGCTTGCAAAGTGGTAGACACGGGAAGTTGAGAATTCGCAGACAGAATCCAATTACAGGATGGGTTGTTAGCCCTTTGTGA